The Rhodothermales bacterium genome segment GCTCCAGGATGGTAGCCGCGCGCTTGAGCGTCTCGACCACGTTTGCCGTCTGATAGCCCATGTCAAGGCGCAGGTCGACGTGTCCCGGCACCACGGTCATCCATGTAGCGTTCACTCTCTTCGCGACCACTACGGAGTCTCTGATATCTGACAGAAACTCGTCGCGCCAATCCGTCTTGCCGCTCGCAAGGTTGGGCTCCTGCCAGTAGATCTTGTGGGCCACAAAGACGCCCATCTGAATACCACGCCGTGCCATCGTCGCAGCCATCCTCGACTGGAGGTCGATCGTCCTCCCTTTCATGTCATTGTCTTCGAACGCTGTGAAACCCTGATCAGCCATGAAGTTGAGCTGATCGATTGGATCCTTTCCGGCGTGAGCTCTGAACATGCCAAGATGTGGTGCATATCTCAGGTTGAACGGCTTGCTGGACGTCGACAGCCCCGACGCCGTCGGCGCAGCAGTTGTGCCCGTCACGAGCGCAGCACTCGCGAGAACTCCGGTCTGTACAAAGTGTCTTCGTTTCATTTTCTGTTTGTCTGAGAGAGAAGATTGATCTGACGTTTCGCGGAGAACTCATCGGGCTCCGTGCCGCACAGTGTCGTGTGCTCATCTCCGGCGACTTCTATCACCCATGCCCGGCTCGTTGTCA includes the following:
- a CDS encoding TIM barrel protein, with translation MKRRHFVQTGVLASAALVTGTTAAPTASGLSTSSKPFNLRYAPHLGMFRAHAGKDPIDQLNFMADQGFTAFEDNDMKGRTIDLQSRMAATMARRGIQMGVFVAHKIYWQEPNLASGKTDWRDEFLSDIRDSVVVAKRVNATWMTVVPGHVDLRLDMGYQTANVVETLKRAATILEPHGLIMVLEPLNFRNHPGLFLTRIPQAFEICRAVGSPSCKILDDLYHQQISEGNLIPNIDAAWDEIAYFQIGDNPGRNEPTTGEINYRNVFRHIHQKGFEGVLGMEHGNSGDGVEGEKAVIAAYRASDDFGM